In the Telopea speciosissima isolate NSW1024214 ecotype Mountain lineage chromosome 6, Tspe_v1, whole genome shotgun sequence genome, GGTCCCAGCCGGTATCCTTTAAAGTGAGCAAAAGTATTCAAGGACCGACACTGAATGTCGTAATGCATACGTATTTCTATATCGGACGAACCATGACAAAATTGTATTCAAGTAcatgtttttattttggtaagatATTCAAGTACATGTTGGATCCCACCAAAAACGAAGTACATGTTGGAAACGTGAAGTCCTGTGTACATGTTGGAAACATGGGCGGCCACTCAATTATACTCTACCACCTTGCAATTCACGGGAGCCCATATTCATCCATATTAATATATCCCATATACATATTTCTATGCTTCACTACTACttccaaagagaagagaacCTAAAGAAAGATTCTGTCCAACAATAATTGTGAGCTTCCTTCACATTATCCCCTAATGTCTTCTTGGACCATTGCAGTTCTCTTAGCAGTGCTTGGAGTGCTCTAGTCTTTATTGATCCATTTCCGGCATGATCGTCGACTACCTTCGGGACCTAGGGGGCTTCCAGTGTTCGGCAATCTTCTCATGTTGGATGATCTCCCTCACCGTACCATCCATCGAATGGCCCAAAAATATGGACCCATTATGTACATCAGGCTAGGCCTTGTGCCAACTGTGGTGGTATCATCGGCTCAGGCAGCGGAATTGTTCCTCAAGACCCATGACATCAACTTTGCTAGTCGACCATACACTATGGGTGCCCAGTATATGTCTTATGGGAACAAAGGCATGGCTTTCTCACAATATGGCACATATTGGCGCAACATGCGAAAGCTGTGCACCATAGAGCTGCTAAGTGCAGCAAAAGTTGATTCATTCAAGCAGATGAGAAGGGAAGAGGTGCGCCTCCTTGTTGGATCTCTTAGGGAGGCTGCCGAAGCTAATGCAGTGGTTGATGTGAGTGCCAAGGTGGGATCCCTGATTGAGGATATGACCTTCTGGATGCTGATCGGTAGCAAGGTCGATAATTTCCGCCTAAAGTCAGTTGTTGAGGAATTCTTCAAGCTTCTTGGGTCTTTCAGCCTAGCCGATTTCATTCCCTATATCGGTACACTTGACCTTCAAGTAAGTCTATTTAATTAACACAACGGTATAAATAGGAGCTCATATTTTATATTAAGCTAATGAATTTTTCCTAGGCTTGCAGGGTATGTAATTTTATCTAAGGTCGGTGTTCTCTGTCAAAGAAGTGTGGCCCCTACGTGTGTGggagccaatgagaatgcacgCGTTGACATCATGGGATatgggatttttgcctttcatggggttagaggttgttttttttttggtaaaaacagGAGCTTATATTATATTACTGTTATAAAGAGATTACATTCTGAGATATCTTTTGCCCCTAGCATCATCCTGTACTAAAGCAGAAAGAGCCCAAGGGAAAGAGTCAATACAAATGGAAATTTCCATGGCTGCCAAATAATCAGCCCACGCATCAAAATTACACTTCTTCGCACGAATCTCAATCAGACCAAAAAACATTAATCGATTTTTGCCAGCCCAATCAAGGACTGCCCTGCGCTTGCCAGGGTCATTCATACCCCTGACATTCCAAGCGCCGAACATCAGCATTGGGAGGTTGAAGAAGTGGGACGTTGTACAGGGCCGCCCCTACCCGGACTTCGTTCCCTCTCACGGACACCGTTGGAAATATCTCGCACCTCCCCTGGCTCATCATTCTCCAAATCTTGCAAAGCTGTAAAACGACTGCCGCTAGTGCCCCCAGTGTCCATTGGAGAAGGAGATACTGAAGACACAGGCGCCACTGGCTTTGTGTTCTTTTGCATGGGCTCAACTATAGTAGGACCACGTGGCCCATCCACATCTGCCGAATTAGAAGAACCTCCTTCAACCTGCTTCAAAACACTTCCCTTGCGTATATCTGCACCTTTCTCACGGTTATCAAATGGCACAACTAACGCTGCACGTGGAGAAGACGCAAGTGCCCTCTTAGTCTCCTTGCCTGTAACGGATCCACCACCCTCATGTTTATTCAAAAAAGCACTATCAACATGGCCACGTGGAGGTGCAAGTGCCCTCTCATCCTCCTTACCTTTAACCGATCCACCACCCTCATTATTCTTCAAAAAATCCCTACCAACATGACCACGTGGAGGCGCATGTGCCATCTCAGCCTCCTTACCATTAACCAATCCCCCACCctcttttttattcaaaatatcCATACCAGCAAGACTACGTGGAGGCGCCACAACCGTAGAGGCAGTAACCGAAGAAACTGTCCGGCCAGAAGCGGTTTCCGATGGCACTGAGCCAACAGCCTGAACACACAACTCCGGCGGCAAAGGTCGCTTGCCTCGAGTCCTTCTCCCCCTCGGCTTCTACCAGGCCTCCTCAACCTGCATTGCATCAGATGCAGAGCCTCCTCCATCTTGGTCATTAATCGATGCAAGAGGACACGACTTATCCACATGCCCATACACCTTACACACAGTGCACAATGGCGGAGTCCAGTCATAGTGAACAGACTGCTCCACCAACGAACCATCCTCTTGAGCGATCAAAATGGTGCTGGGAAGCCCATCAGAGGCTTTAATGGAGACGCATAGCCTCGCAAAAGAGAGACGCTCACGTTGCACAGTCCTTCTGTCTGCGCAGATTGGGCGTCCAAGAACACTTGCGATGCGCCCCAAAGATTGCGACCAAGGACGTAGAATAAGGGGGCGAGAGTCTAGAGCATCCAAAATCTGTCGACTTAAATCACTTCCCTGAAAATCGAAAACAAATATACCACTCTCCAGTCCAAAAACCTCAACACCACCTACGTGTCCCCATTTTTCCTTCACAAAATGCTGCATGGAAGAGAACGATGGGCTGGGACCGAAAACATATCCTATCAAGGCTGCCTCCCACCTATCCTTTTCCTCTGCCAACTCTTCAACAGAACACTGCGCTACTCTTTTGCCATTAACGATAGAAGGCTCAAGGTAGGGGATTGTCCCCGCACCCTCTCTTACCTTCCCACCACTAAAGAGATTCACCCACGAGCGCTGAACACCACCACGAGATCCATTACTATCCACAGTAATGGTAGGAGGGGCGCTATGAGTCATCAGCGACGTAACTCTGGCGAGcataaacccaaaacaaaagaaaaaacaaaaaaaaacttacagAGCACTATTTTCTTCGTTAGGGGTTGTTATTTCACCTCCCCAACacactgtgtctgggcatgggcGGTCACCCCCACAAAGAAATTTCTTGCCCCCagttgtgtctaggcacaatGTTCCACGCCTTGGACATGACCTGTTAGCATttctaaacctttttttttttccttccattttagggttggagaggggagaggggagaggggagaggggggaggggatgatttctgggtttttttgaatatattttaatcaccaaaataaataaataaataaaacatgttGATGGACGTAGGATGGATTCTGTAATAGACACTTCTACCATCTATCCCACTGGTCAAATTCTAGCTCATAAGAAGGGCGGGAGGTTGTTAAAATcctatgggaaaaagaatgttgccagATCATGTGGATCCTGCGCCAGGCATAGGAGCGTGCAAAAATTATCACCCATCCCTCTTGACATAAAAATCCCATCGATGTTGATGCCACTGCTTGCGATCTCATTGGCCCCCCTATCGCTACAGGGGTTATGCGAtcagacaacgatctcttgcccaaaactTATATTTAAACTTTGGGAAGTGGTTCTCTGTCCTACAGTGTGGCCTACGCAAGCTCTccatctttttctctcttcttcccaaaacaaaaggcagtgatgtcttttcacatgggataAGAGAAATAGACTCGTGGGAGCGCTGTCCCGAACACAGTTCTCTTTCACTTAAAACTTTTTATTAAGCTACAAGAATGCCATTTTACTGTCTTAAAGGAATCTAATAGCATTGGTGTGTTTACTTCACTGTGTTTTGGgttcccatctcaatattgccATGGAATTTGAAAAAAAGGCTATCTAACACAGCATTGTTAATCATTGTATATATTAATTAGGGATTAGGTCGAAGCATGAAGGAAGTTAGCAAAGTCTTGGATGGgtttttggagaagatcattgaTGATCACATAAACAATCCTAAAGACAGTAAAGACAACAAGGACTTCATTGATGTGATGCTGCCTCTGATGATGGAATCAAAACATATGCatattggagaagaagaacagagcTACATGATTGATCGGACTAATATAAAAGCAATCATTTTAGACATGATTGTGGCAGGAATAGACACATCATCTGTCACAATTGAATGGGCCCTCTCAGAACTCTTTAGGCATCCTAAGGTGATAGAAAAGCTCCAGGAAGAGTTGAGGAATAAAGTTGGCATAGATCAGCTAGTAGAGGAAGATGACTTAGTTAAGCTTGACTATTTGGATATGGTGGTGAAAGAAGCCATGAGGCTTCACCCTGTTGCTCCATTTCTATTGGCCCATGAATCCTTGGAAGACATAACAATCAATGGATACCATATACCCAAGAATTCTCGTGTGATTATAAATGCTTGGGCAATTCAAAGGGACCCAAATGTGTGGTCGACTTATGATGATGCTGAAAAATTTTTGCCTGAAAGATTTATAGGAAGTAATATTGACATCCGAGGACATGACTACCAACTTATCCCATTTGGATCAGGTCGTAGAGGATGTCCTGGTATGTATCTAGGCCTAACAATTGGGAAACTAGTACTTGGACAATTAGTACATGTTTTCGATTGAGAGTTAGCCAATGGCATGTTACCTGAGGACTTGGACATGACTGAGAAGTTTGGCATAACTGTTCCAAGAGCCAACCATCTACTTGCTCTTCCAAGGTATCGCCTTCGCCTTTGCTGCAACAATTTGTAAGGAGAGTGTGTGGTTATATATGGTAGGATTAGTTATTGGAAGTGGGGTAAGCTATTTGGAGAAATGATTAGTTATTGTAATTTGCAGGTAATTTGTTATGAATGTGGTGTTTAGAGTAATGTGAGTTGGTTATGTATGTGACTATGTAACTCCTATTGTACTTCCTATTTAAAGACAAGACAACAAATGGAATGtacgaagaagaaagaagattttGGAATTTCATAATTTATCTCTTTGGATTTCTATTTAAGAAGAGGTTAGGATTCCTCAATTAAGCCAAGAGGCCCAGCTTCCTTAGTAAAGCCAACCCCTTTCCCCTCTCCCATTCATTATCTTAATCCATATATCCCCAAGTACATATCATCTTTGGTTAATTTTCAATCTTAAAAGGAGTTTCTCGACACTCtaaagcatagttggaaaacgaGGTTTTCTGACTTGACTCGTCATTtaaaaaacctggtgactcggcCTGATCAAACCTAGTCAGGACGAgtcatgctttttttttttttaatttcttaattaCAATAAGTATTAATAATGACCCAAATAAAATCTTAATTACAATAATTATTAATAATGGCCCAaataaaaagtttttgaaaCAATAAGTTCATCACTAAGTTCCCAGCCGCACGATGTGCGCCGCACACCGTGCCGGGAGAGGAGCTTAATCCACAGGGAACCCACTCCTCACCTTCGTAGTAAACATAGTTAATTACTTAATTTGTAATCAATCTCTTTAACCCATAACCCACTCCTCACCGTAGTTAGTTATTTTGTAATCAATTTACTTTAACCCATAACCCACTCCTCACAGTAGTTAGTTATTTTGTAACTAATCTCCTTTGACCCATAGCCCATTCGGCCACTCCTCCCATAAATATAGTGCTATAGTCATTCCAGTCCCTAAAATTCAGCAACATCTTTTGTGAGGACATCTCGAGATGATCTTCAATTTTGGCAAGATTGATAGGATGGAGATAAATGACACAACTCGGTGGTTTTTTTATCATTGACTCAGACAAAATTACTAATTCTTGGGAAAATCGGACTGACCAAGACCGAGTCTGGTCATATTCTAAGCCTGGCgagtctacatgactcttgaccaagttttatgatattttgactcgactcgggtgACTCGCCagagtcaaaacctggttttccaacaatcCTCTAAAGTGGTTTTTGAGTTAATGATCAACtaccaacaaagaaaaaaaaggaaaaaaaatgctatGGGAATGCTAGCTTATTAGATATTTTTAGCAACGGTTTTTTTCCCTGTTAAAACGGGATCTCCAGAAGTGTAAGAAACTATTTTCGTTAATTAGATGGTGTACCATCTTTTGCAGTGGTAAAAAACAAATGCCTCTAAAGACAGACTTTTAGCAGTAAGAAAAATTAACCACCACTATAACTAAACTTTTACTAGCGTTTTACATATTAACGATACTATAAGTGTACATTTTGCAGCGGTTTTAATAAATCGCCACTAAATCCATTTTTTGTGAAGATAAAATATTCAACAAAGCCTAGGATTCTTCCTCtctcccctaaaaaaaattaaaggaaaaaataatacagataaaagaagaaaagagaataagagGAGAAAAAATCTCCTCAACAAAGCAATGGCTTGTACTTATAGTAGTATTAGGCTATAGGGGAATCCGAAGAAGATACAATAAAAGAATTACCAATAACTATCAGACGCCAAGGCCAACTCCAAGTGGATATAGGATTACAAATCCACTCATTGAACAACAGAAATAGGGATATCGCTTAACAGACCAAGCGTGAGGTCTTGGCTTATGAAGGTAGCCTACCTTAACCCAAAGGTGTTCAATTTGATTCCAAAGTATATCTTACCTCTCGGATTATCCCTATTTAAAAGATTACAAGTAGTTGAAACTCCTACTCAATCCATTACACTCATGACCGTAACTACTGCCACATAATACATAACCGATCTAACTACTGACATTGTCATACACTTAACTACCATGTATACTATGTAATTGACATAGTAGAAGATAGGTAAGCTAGATTTCGTTCTAGCATAAACGATCTCAATTCCAAAAGGCAGAAGAAAGGGACAAAAATGTTAATTTTTCATTAGATTTCAGAATGAACTTACAGTTCACGAAGAGACCTTATATAAAGGCGAAtataattcaaaattcaaaaagtaCGCCagtaattcaaaattaaaaaaattgcgccaaaattcaaattttaaacttCGGCAGGCCTTTTTGCCTTCGAAATGCGCCTAGATGGCCAAAAAAGGCATACTTCACTACCAAGGGTGATGTGTCCTGTAGGGCTCatcgagatcttcgatttgatatataATTCGACCCATCTTATTTAGTACCTCCGCCCACTCCAGGTGGACTTTTTCTGTTGGTCCAACTGGCTCAAGTACTCTTCTGATATGTCCTCTATATCAGTAGCTATTGCTATGTGTATGGCCCATAGCATTCAGCCACGTATAGACACATAACACAAGCTCGAAATTCCTATTAGGCTCCAAATGAAGGATCTGGGAGTAGGCTCCAAACGAAGGATCTGGGAAACTCGCACCTGAAGTAACTAAGGGAGATCAATGTCAGTTGGTCTGCCGGGTATTCCTACGGCCACGACATGCCATTGCTTCACGGTTGGAAGAACTTCCCATTGGACCCTATACCTTGATGCTTTAGAAATCTTTCTTTGCTTGTGgaggagaggaggagaggagGCTGAGCCTTGAGGAGAGACCACAAGGCTGGCAGGAAGGAGATTGCTCGAACTAGTGAGCACTAGAAGAGGTTAGGCGAGAGGAGACTGAAACTAGAGGTTATCATCACTACATGACTCCTCGATGAGCCTACAATAGCAAGAATCATGCATAGGGGAGGGAGGATTGGGACACCCAGGTTCCTCTGCCGCAGTACCTTGGTTGATAAAAGTTGCAGTTGAGCCTAGCTCTACAACTAAATTGATGCCACCACTAAGGCATGGAGGGTCCAGCCCATGAAGACTCCTGTCCTAGCTAGGTTACCCTTGGGCTCACGTTCATGTACGTGAGCGTACGAAAATGGCTCACAGCCGtcaagatggaatccaccccaTGGGTCCCACAgggtggattccatcttgaCGACTGTGAGCCTGTACGCTCACATACGTGAACGTGAGCTGGACTCATTGAAAATCAGGCCCATCCCCACTACTGagaggtggaccccacttgcatattgtaagaaccatggattccgaaaatccaaatttctCGACAAGGGGTTGGTTCTCGATGCAAACCTGATCTCACCGGTGAACCCTAAAGCAAATACCCTAATCCCTCCTAAGAGGGTAAATGGGTAAATCGGAGCTGCCACCTAGATAAGGGTCTAGGGCCCACAAATTTCTCCCACGAATGGGGAGAAACTAATGACTTAatggataaggctgaggtccaCTTAGGTcactgggtaagtgtcaagttacggactgggaaggtgttaggcacccagtctGCCCGGTCGGAACCGGTCATCCTTCTTTTAACCATTTGCTTGGATGGATCTTGCCTGCAGCCCTAAAACTAATTACTCTAGATCTAAGTCATCCTAAAACTGAGCACCTAGGACTAGGCATCTATGTACAGATTGAGCAACCCTACGCCAAATTCCTATGTCATTCTACCCTAAGGTATTTGAAGTGATTAAACAAGCAATTAAAAGTAATGAATATGTACAATCTAATCATGTCAGCACATGCAATACATAGCTAAATTATTCTAACTTGGCTCGACATGGCATGCATAGCATTCATATATTTAAAACATACAAACCTACTAATCCTATTCACATCAAGTAAAAAAGAATTCCTAAACATCTACGGGCTAGATGACGGGCTAGCCGAATTCCAGTTCCAAAGAGCGTGTATTACGTCCCACAGGATCCCAACGTATAACATTTCAACTCGGCCCACTAGAGGGGCGTTCTCACTCCTTCTCACACGTTCCAATTCTAAGGCCGACCAAAAGGCATCGAGTGATACAACCCCGAGATCCCACTGTAGATGGTAACATGCACTCAAACCCAAGTGTGGGTTATAGCCTCTCCACTCATGGCCCAATCTTGGCCGATTGGCCGATgcccaaaccaaagccaaaGCCAATTGGCACCAAATCAATATGGGCCTAAATCTATTGACGGGTTATGGGCTTAAATTGGAATGTGGTCCACACtcaaaatccaaaccaaaacaaatcaacGCCTTGTAACCTCAAGTTCAAACCCatttcttaattaattgatttatcaATGTTGGAGGCTCAGCCTGAACTTAGGCCCAAAATATGATCACAGAGCTCATTATCCAAAAGCCCATGCCCATTCCCAATGGGCCGGTTCAAATCTAAGATTAATCACTTTATTAGACGGGCATCAAAATTGACCCTATGATTCAGCCAAATCCAAGACATGCCAAATTTGAAATCTgaaattctgcatttttttaaCCGAATTTAAAACCAGATTGGCTTAACCAATGGGCCCATATCATGCATTACCCAATTCAAACCATCATAACCCAATCCAAAGGTTAAAATCAAAGCTACTTAAAATTAGTTAATTCAATCTAACCCAATGAAACCTTAATGATACCATTCCCAAATGATAATCAAAGTCAGGATATAAAATGGAAGACTAAATCAAACTAATAAATATCAACCGAATCATAACCAAATCTGCCCATTGGATCTAAGATCAAAATGCTAAAGATAAATAAGGTAACTCATATCAACCATACATCCATAATATAGAGAGGACAGTAATTATATCGAGAACATGAAACCGATCAGGATAAACCATGGAAGGAATTCATTGAATCACATACTaaagagaaaattaaataagataAACTAAGTAGAACAAAGCAGAATAGTTAACCAAATTGACAGAacaaaatagaacaaaaataaactaaacaaACTGAGGAAGAATGGAGAGGATTACCTGCACACTGATTGAGCTGTGAAGCCAGCAATAAGAGCAAAATCACCGGCGACTGGTCACGGACAGGAAATGAACGGATCGAGCAAAGGATATGGGGAATTATTACAGACAGAGAGCTAATGTGGGGGAAgggatttaattacaaaaaaaacattaaaaggaacaaaataaaattatattgtAATAAGCAATACAATCTGGAACCCTGCAAGCCTGCTCCTCCACGATCCGACACTTGCAACAACCGATCACTGAGACGAAGGACGCTTTTGCTGAGAAGATAAATGGAGATCCACGTACAATTGCAGAAAACTTCAAGCAACAATGGATGAAGATTATTACAGACACATCAGAAacttagaataaaataaaaaaggagtgaAGAGTatgagagaagggagaggatGGGGCGATGGAATTTTGGTTATCGGATTGTGgtaatcaaagagaaaataaaaaaaaaagggtttcagATATGGATGAGGAGTTTGATCAATgggataaaatcaaaagaatgGGAATCAAAGGTGAAGAAAGTGGTTCGGTATGTTTCAGAAGTATAatggaaatgataaaaaaatatcaagaatcgaaggagaagtggagaagaagaagaagatgtggaGGAGAGTTCTCTTCCCCGGCTCAGTGAAGCCTCCAGCCTTGTCTCAGTGTCCTTTTTTACTCTTACGTCACTTCTCTCCTTCCactctctctgtttcttttgtttttttttctgtcttcctctctctcttttctcccagTTTTCTGCTCTACTTTCTTGCTCTGTgttcttctattttcctctctgtctttctctcttacttcctctctctccctttctcactctgttttctctcctccttttttccCTCCGGTTTTTTCCTCAAATACGATGACCGCCCCCCTATTCTCTGCGTTTTTTCTGTTTATTATTCTCTCTGCCTCCCTgattcctctctttttctcgtttttttccccttttggaaaattccatgtcttgatttctctctcccctcatcAATGATGGCTCCCTTATTTTTagaattctcttctctttttaaatCCCCCCTACATCCACTTTAGGGTTTAAGCATTTTACCTTTTTGCCCTCTTATAAATAtctcatccttttttttatagggttttaggtattttacccttttgccttttttttttccattttagatCTAGGTGTCTTTTTACTTTATCCCATTTTAGCCTTAAATAGAATCCCATCTTAGGTCCCTCATTTTTAAaatgttcttttctattttaccctccctcttttgattctagaaattgctttttctttttttttttccattttgccCTTGCCAGATTAAACCCTCAATGGGCTTGATCCAGTAGACCCTAGGTAGtctagtttttttattttattaatatgattatttattatcatttattttttggtatctGAGACAGAGATTCCCGGTACTCCATTTATTGTCATTGccaggggggtgacaaaaatcaagtGTCTACACATATGCACCTCTGAAGGAGCCACGTGGCCTTCAAATTCGACCAGGGCTAAGTTGGCCTGCTGAAGCAATGCAA is a window encoding:
- the LOC122666326 gene encoding cytochrome P450 71AU50-like → MLDDLPHRTIHRMAQKYGPIMYIRLGLVPTVVVSSAQAAELFLKTHDINFASRPYTMGAQYMSYGNKGMAFSQYGTYWRNMRKLCTIELLSAAKVDSFKQMRREEVRLLVGSLREAAEANAVVDVSAKVGSLIEDMTFWMLIGSKVDNFRLKSVVEEFFKLLGSFSLADFIPYIGTLDLQGLGRSMKEVSKVLDGFLEKIIDDHINNPKDSKDNKDFIDVMLPLMMESKHMHIGEEEQSYMIDRTNIKAIILDMIVAGIDTSSVTIEWALSELFRHPKVIEKLQEELRNKVGIDQLVEEDDLVKLDYLDMVVKEAMRLHPVAPFLLAHESLEDITINGYHIPKNSRVIINAWAIQRDPNVWSTYDDAEKFLPERFIGSNIDIRGHDYQLIPFGSGRRGCPGMYLGLTIGKLVLGQLVHVFD